GGAGAGGGTCGTGGACATCAGAACATGTACCTCAACACCAGGAAGCCCCCCACCAGCGTGACCACGAAGACGACGGCGACGGCGGTCAGGTTGCGCTCGATGAAATGGCGCGCGTCGTCACCGAAATAGTTCAGGATGCCGGCCTCGATGAAGAAGCGGGCGCCGCGGGTGATCAGAGACAGCACCACGAACCAGAAGAAATCGTAGCCGGAGAAGCCGGAGAGGATGGTGACGATCTTGTAGGGGATCGGCGTCAGCCCCTTCACCAGGATCGCCATCGAGCCCCATTCGGCATAGAAGGCGCGGAACTTCTCGACGCTGTCGCCGCCGCCGAAGGTGACGACGATCCAGTGGCCGATGCTGTCGTAGAACCACATGCCGATGAGGTAGCCGACCATGCCGCCCGTCACCGAGGTGACGGTGCAGACCAGGGCGTAGAGCCAGGCGCGCTTGGGGTGG
This portion of the Labrys wisconsinensis genome encodes:
- a CDS encoding YqaA family protein; amino-acid sequence: MLRRFYDWLIRISDKPYAVWVLGAMSFAESSIFPVPPDPLLLAMTVAHPKRAWLYALVCTVTSVTGGMVGYLIGMWFYDSIGHWIVVTFGGGDSVEKFRAFYAEWGSMAILVKGLTPIPYKIVTILSGFSGYDFFWFVVLSLITRGARFFIEAGILNYFGDDARHFIERNLTAVAVVFVVTLVGGFLVLRYMF